From the genome of Castor canadensis chromosome 4, mCasCan1.hap1v2, whole genome shotgun sequence, one region includes:
- the Nif3l1 gene encoding NIF3-like protein 1 yields the protein MLPSSVHLIPTTVRLVQSWIYNSSRSFMDLKSLLSSLSDFASLSFAESWDNVGLLVEPSPPHPVNTLFLTNDLTEEVMEEALQKKADLILSYHPPIFQPMKHITWKTWRERLVIRALENRVGIYSPHTAYDAAPQGVNNWLAKGLGACTSRPIHPSKAPSYPTQGTHRVEFNVNHTQDLDKVMSAVKGIGDGDVSVTSFSVRIDDEEHIRVSVNCTQKALMKVVAFLSQNRQLYQKTEILSLEKPLLLHTGMGRLCTLDEPVSLATMIERIKRYLKLSHIRLALGVGKTLESSIKVVALCAGSGRSILQGVEADLYLTGEMSHHDVLDAASQGINVILCEHSNTERGFLSDLQDMLDAHLEKIANRIEPCEVPSIAIGGAKKGRWEENGQCLKPRS from the exons atgttaccATCTTCTGTACACCTGATCCCCACAACAGTCCGGCTTGTCCAGTCCTGGATCTACAATTCTTCCCGTTCCTTCATGGATTTGaagtctctcctttcctccctgagTGACTTTGCATCCCTCTCATTTGCTGAGAGTTGGGACAATGTTGGATTACTGGTGGAACCAAGCCCACCACATCCTGTCAACACACTCTTCCTGACCAATGACTTGACTGAAGAGGTAATGGAGGAGGCGCTGCAAAAAAAGGCAGATCTCATTCTCTCCTACCATCCACCTATTTTCCAGCCCATGAAGCACATAACATGGAAAACCTGGAGGGAGCGCCTGGTAATTCGGGCTCTGGAGAACAGAGTTGGCATTTACTCTCCTCATACAGCCTATGACGCTGCTCCACAGGGAGTCAACAACTGGTTGGCCAAAGGGCTTG GAGCTTGCACCTCCAGGCCCATACATCCTTCAAAAGCTCCCAGCTACCCTACACAAGGAACTCACCGAGTAGAATTCAATGTTAACCACACGCAAGACTTGGACAAAGTCATGTCTGCTGTGAAAGGAATTGGAGATGGAGATGTTTCTGTCACTTCTTTTTCTGTTAG gatTGATGATGAGGAACACATACGGGTCAGTGTGAATTGTACTCAGAAGGCTTTGATGAAGGTTGTGGCTTTTCTGTCTCAGAACAGACAACTTTAtcagaagactgaaattctgtccCTGGAGAAg CCTTTGCTTCTACATACTGGAATGGGACGGCTATGCACACTGGATGAACCTGTCTCCCTAGCAACCATGATTGAGCGAATCAAAAGATACCTGAAACTGTCTCATATTCGCTTAGCTCTTGGGGTAGGGAAGACTTTAG AGTCCAGCATCAAAGTTGTGGCCCTGTGCGCTGGTTCTGGGAGGAGCATTCTGCAAGGAGTAGAGGCTGACCTTTACCTCACAG gtgAAATGTCCCATCATGATGTTCTGGATGCTGCTTCCCAAGGAATAAATGTGATCCTTTGTGAACACAGCAACACTGAACGAGGCTTTCTCTCTGATCTTCAAGATATGCTGGATGCTCACTTGGAGA AAATAGCCAATAGGATTGAACCTTGTGAAGTGCCCTCAATTGCAATTGGAGGAGCCAAGAAAGGAAGATGGGAAGAGAATGGACAGTGTCTGAAGCCAAGAAGTTGA